One Micromonospora craniellae genomic region harbors:
- the yajC gene encoding preprotein translocase subunit YajC, giving the protein MQYAAEGGGAAGFTPILMIALLFGVMYFMMIRPQQKRRREAEAMQSGLSAGDEVVTIGGLYGTVTGVEDDSVLLEIAPGVQTRYARPAIARVVTKAERPVESPVEESDSVKD; this is encoded by the coding sequence GTGCAATACGCAGCAGAAGGCGGAGGAGCGGCGGGCTTCACGCCGATCCTCATGATCGCGCTGCTCTTCGGCGTCATGTACTTCATGATGATCCGCCCGCAGCAGAAGCGCCGCCGTGAGGCGGAGGCCATGCAGTCCGGCCTCTCCGCAGGCGACGAGGTGGTCACGATCGGCGGGCTCTACGGCACGGTGACCGGCGTCGAGGACGACAGCGTGCTGCTCGAGATCGCTCCCGGAGTGCAGACCCGGTACGCCCGCCCGGCGATCGCCCGGGTGGTCACCAAGGCGGAGCGACCCGTCGAGTCGCCGGTCGAGGAGAGCGACAGCGTCAAGGACTGA
- the ruvB gene encoding Holliday junction branch migration DNA helicase RuvB — protein sequence MTGTDGGLVSAYVSEAERDAEASVRPKRLDEFIAQHRVRDQLDLLLQGAMRRGSPPDHILLSGPPGLGKTTLANIVAAELGTGIRVTSGPAIERSGDLAAILTSLAEGDVLFIDEVHRIARPAEELLYSAMEDFRVDVVVGKGPGATAIPLDVEPFTLVGATTRAGLLTSPMRDRFGFVAHLDFYTPAELELLLHRSARILGVPIIEDGATEIAGRSRGTPRIANRLLRRVRDFAEVRADGVVTVDTARAALTVYDVDALGLDRLDRAVLTALVDSFRGGPVGLSTLAVAVGEQPDTVEEVCEPFLVRAGLLARTPRGRVATDAAWHHLGRTPPNGTFGGEAPAVPDLFSVDSDQP from the coding sequence GTGACCGGGACCGACGGCGGGCTGGTCTCGGCGTACGTCAGCGAGGCGGAGCGGGACGCGGAGGCCAGTGTCCGGCCGAAGCGGCTGGACGAGTTCATCGCCCAGCACCGGGTCCGTGACCAGCTCGACCTGCTGTTGCAGGGCGCGATGCGACGCGGCTCGCCGCCGGATCACATCCTGCTGTCCGGGCCGCCGGGGCTCGGCAAGACCACCCTGGCCAACATCGTCGCCGCGGAGCTGGGCACCGGCATCCGGGTGACCAGCGGTCCGGCGATCGAGCGGTCCGGCGACCTGGCCGCGATCCTGACCAGCCTCGCCGAGGGCGACGTGCTCTTCATCGACGAGGTGCACCGGATCGCCCGGCCGGCCGAGGAGCTGCTCTACAGCGCGATGGAGGACTTTCGGGTCGACGTGGTGGTCGGCAAGGGGCCCGGCGCGACCGCCATCCCGCTCGACGTGGAGCCGTTCACCCTGGTCGGCGCGACGACCAGGGCCGGTCTGCTGACCAGCCCGATGCGCGACCGCTTCGGGTTCGTCGCCCACCTCGACTTCTACACTCCCGCCGAGCTGGAGCTGCTGCTGCACCGTTCGGCCCGGATCCTCGGTGTGCCGATCATCGAGGACGGGGCGACGGAGATCGCCGGACGGTCCCGGGGTACCCCCCGGATCGCCAACCGCCTGCTGCGCCGGGTCCGCGACTTCGCCGAGGTCCGCGCCGACGGGGTGGTCACCGTGGACACCGCCCGGGCGGCGCTGACCGTGTACGACGTGGACGCGCTCGGTCTGGACCGGCTCGACCGGGCGGTGCTGACTGCCCTGGTGGACTCGTTCCGGGGTGGTCCGGTCGGCCTGTCGACCCTGGCGGTGGCGGTGGGGGAGCAGCCGGACACGGTGGAGGAGGTCTGCGAGCCGTTCCTGGTCCGGGCCGGGCTGCTGGCCCGGACGCCGCGCGGCCGGGTGGCGACCGATGCCGCCTGGCATCACCTGGGACGTACGCCCCCGAATGGTACATTTGGGGGCGAGGCGCCTGCTGTGCCCGATCTGTTCTCGGTGGACAGCGACCAGCCGTGA
- the ruvA gene encoding Holliday junction branch migration protein RuvA, with amino-acid sequence MIASVRGVVTATGPAHAVIEVGGVGLAVQCAPGTIADLRVGQSARLATSLVVREDSLTLYGFADDDARALFELLQTASGVGPRLAQAVLAVHTPDAVRKAIANADTGALTRVPGIGKKGAERLVLELRDRIGPVAVGADGAAGVTGGAWPEQVRQALIGLGWTAGQAEQAVTAVAETVDGPTPPVPVLLKQAIRLLGRSR; translated from the coding sequence ATGATCGCCAGTGTACGCGGGGTGGTGACCGCGACCGGCCCGGCCCACGCGGTGATCGAGGTGGGCGGCGTCGGCCTGGCCGTGCAGTGTGCCCCCGGCACCATCGCCGACCTGCGGGTGGGCCAGTCCGCCCGGCTGGCCACCAGTCTGGTGGTGCGGGAGGACTCGCTCACCCTCTACGGCTTCGCCGACGACGACGCGAGGGCGCTGTTCGAGCTGCTCCAGACCGCGAGCGGGGTGGGTCCGCGTCTGGCCCAGGCGGTGCTCGCCGTGCACACCCCCGACGCGGTACGCAAGGCGATCGCCAACGCCGACACCGGGGCGCTGACCCGGGTACCCGGGATCGGCAAGAAGGGCGCCGAGCGCCTGGTGCTGGAGCTGCGCGACCGGATCGGCCCGGTAGCCGTCGGCGCCGACGGTGCGGCCGGCGTCACCGGAGGCGCCTGGCCTGAGCAGGTCCGCCAGGCGCTGATCGGTCTCGGCTGGACGGCCGGTCAGGCCGAGCAGGCGGTCACCGCCGTCGCGGAGACCGTCGACGGTCCCACGCCGCCGGTGCCGGTGCTGCTCAAGCAGGCCATCCGGCTGCTGGGCCGGTCCCGGTGA
- the ruvC gene encoding crossover junction endodeoxyribonuclease RuvC produces MRVLGVDPGLTRCGVGVVEGAPGRPCTLIAYYVVYTDHGDELPARLLHLDRSLTELVAEHRPDSVAVERVFSQHNVSTVMGTAQASGIAVLAGARAGLPVQTYTPSEVKAAVTGSGKADKAQITAMVTRLLRLPEPPRPADAADALALAICHVWRGGSRSKLAVAADRARRGGAR; encoded by the coding sequence GTGCGGGTGCTCGGCGTCGACCCGGGGCTGACCCGATGCGGGGTCGGCGTGGTCGAGGGGGCGCCCGGACGGCCCTGCACGCTGATCGCCTACTACGTCGTCTACACCGATCACGGTGACGAGCTGCCCGCGCGCCTGCTGCACCTGGACCGCTCGTTGACCGAGCTGGTCGCCGAGCACCGGCCGGACAGCGTGGCCGTGGAGCGGGTGTTCAGCCAGCACAACGTGAGTACGGTGATGGGCACCGCGCAGGCCAGCGGGATCGCCGTGCTCGCCGGTGCGCGCGCCGGGCTGCCGGTGCAGACCTACACCCCGAGCGAGGTGAAGGCGGCGGTGACCGGCTCCGGGAAGGCGGACAAGGCGCAGATCACGGCGATGGTCACCCGGCTGCTGCGGCTGCCCGAGCCGCCGCGCCCGGCCGACGCCGCGGACGCCCTCGCGCTGGCCATCTGCCACGTGTGGCGGGGCGGTAGCCGGTCCAAGCTGGCCGTCGCGGCGGATCGGGCGAGACGAGGAGGAGCGAGATGA
- a CDS encoding TetR/AcrR family transcriptional regulator: MTSGTDAPRPPGRPRSVRADEAIVEATLDLLAEGSTIETISVEAIAARAGVGKATIYRRWPGKNALLHDALRTLKGDPPQPAGRSVREDLITLVSAIGQHIDPRAAKIMPCLVPVVKRDPEQYALYQNIIGPRRAVMREVLRRGVHDGELRADLDIEVAMAMLTGPMLIQRVMNWNPDLDATTLPEKVVDQVLAGIAAR, translated from the coding sequence ATGACTAGCGGTACGGACGCCCCGCGACCGCCCGGGCGGCCGCGGAGCGTCCGCGCGGACGAGGCCATCGTCGAGGCCACCCTCGATCTGCTGGCGGAGGGCAGCACGATCGAGACGATCTCGGTGGAGGCGATCGCCGCTCGGGCCGGGGTCGGCAAGGCCACCATCTACCGTCGTTGGCCGGGCAAGAACGCGCTGCTGCATGACGCGCTGCGGACGCTCAAGGGCGATCCGCCGCAGCCGGCCGGCCGGTCCGTCCGGGAGGACCTGATCACGCTGGTCAGCGCGATCGGGCAGCACATCGACCCACGGGCCGCGAAGATCATGCCGTGTCTGGTGCCGGTGGTGAAACGCGACCCCGAGCAGTACGCGCTCTACCAGAACATCATCGGGCCGCGCCGGGCGGTGATGCGGGAGGTGCTGCGACGCGGCGTACACGACGGTGAGCTCCGCGCCGACCTCGACATCGAGGTGGCCATGGCCATGCTCACCGGCCCGATGCTCATCCAGCGGGTGATGAACTGGAACCCGGACCTCGACGCGACGACCCTTCCGGAGAAGGTCGTCGATCAGGTGCTGGCCGGTATCGCCGCCCGCTGA
- a CDS encoding MFS transporter: protein MQPNENTGHARRWAILAVLVISLLVVVLDNTILNVALRTLADPVHGLGATQGELEWSINSYTLVFAGLLFTFGVWGDRAGRRRMLLIGLVLFGLASLLSAYAQSPVQLIAARALMGVGGAAIMPATLSIISNVFDPRERGRAIGIWAGAVGLAVAIGPVLGGLLLEHFWWGSVFLINVPVTVLGVILVALLVPESRDPSPGRVDVVGVMLSVVGLVSLTFGIIDGGEHGFGRPLVWATILGGLAVLAWFVAYERRSDHPSLDVRLFRVPRFAAPVAMIGLVFFAAMGVMFFSSFYLQLVRGYSPLQTGLLFLPFAVAQLVFAPRSATMVRRYGARAVSALGLVLTTVSLGAFAFVDAATPIWVVLVVFFLQGTGMANIMPPATESIMSALPREKAGVGSAVSNTIRQVAAALGVAVIGSVLAAGYRTGIAPAVADLPEGVRATAGESISGAYGVAGQLGPAAPQVISAADDAFVSAMHWSAVLAALVAAAGVAVALRWMPGRADAGAPAPVDEPELAGAP, encoded by the coding sequence ATGCAGCCGAACGAGAACACCGGACACGCGAGGCGATGGGCGATCCTCGCAGTGCTGGTCATCAGCCTGCTCGTGGTCGTCCTGGACAACACGATCCTCAACGTCGCGCTGCGTACGCTTGCCGATCCGGTGCACGGGCTCGGGGCTACCCAGGGCGAACTGGAGTGGTCGATCAACTCGTACACGCTGGTCTTCGCCGGGTTGCTGTTCACCTTCGGCGTGTGGGGTGACCGGGCCGGTCGACGACGGATGCTGCTGATCGGGCTGGTCCTCTTCGGACTGGCCTCGCTGCTCTCGGCGTACGCGCAGAGCCCGGTCCAGCTCATCGCGGCCCGCGCGCTGATGGGGGTCGGCGGCGCGGCCATCATGCCGGCGACCCTGTCGATCATCTCGAACGTCTTCGACCCGAGGGAACGGGGACGGGCCATCGGCATCTGGGCCGGCGCGGTGGGTCTGGCGGTGGCGATCGGCCCGGTGCTCGGTGGTCTGCTGCTGGAGCACTTCTGGTGGGGCTCGGTCTTTCTGATCAACGTGCCGGTGACGGTGCTCGGCGTGATCCTGGTGGCGCTGCTGGTGCCCGAGTCGCGGGATCCGTCGCCGGGGCGCGTCGACGTGGTCGGTGTCATGCTCTCGGTGGTCGGTCTGGTGAGCCTGACCTTCGGCATCATCGACGGTGGTGAGCATGGCTTCGGCCGCCCGCTGGTCTGGGCCACGATTCTCGGCGGCCTGGCGGTGCTGGCCTGGTTCGTCGCGTACGAGCGCCGCAGCGATCATCCGTCGCTGGACGTACGCCTGTTCCGGGTGCCGCGGTTCGCCGCGCCGGTGGCGATGATCGGGCTGGTGTTCTTCGCCGCCATGGGCGTGATGTTCTTCAGCTCGTTCTACCTGCAACTGGTACGCGGCTACAGCCCGTTGCAGACCGGCCTGCTCTTCCTGCCGTTCGCGGTGGCCCAACTGGTCTTCGCGCCGCGCAGCGCCACCATGGTCCGCCGGTACGGCGCGCGGGCGGTCTCGGCGCTGGGACTGGTGCTGACCACGGTGTCGCTGGGCGCGTTCGCCTTCGTCGACGCCGCCACGCCGATCTGGGTGGTGCTGGTCGTCTTCTTCCTGCAGGGCACCGGAATGGCCAACATCATGCCGCCGGCCACCGAGTCGATCATGTCGGCGTTGCCCCGGGAGAAGGCGGGCGTCGGCTCCGCCGTCAGCAACACCATTCGCCAGGTGGCCGCCGCGCTCGGGGTGGCGGTGATCGGCTCGGTGCTGGCCGCTGGCTATCGCACCGGCATCGCCCCGGCGGTGGCGGACCTGCCGGAGGGGGTACGGGCGACGGCCGGAGAGTCGATCTCCGGTGCGTACGGTGTGGCAGGTCAGCTCGGGCCGGCGGCGCCGCAGGTGATCTCGGCGGCCGACGACGCCTTCGTCTCGGCCATGCACTGGTCGGCGGTGCTGGCCGCGCTGGTCGCGGCGGCCGGTGTCGCGGTGGCGCTGCGCTGGATGCCGGGACGGGCCGATGCCGGAGCACCGGCACCCGTCGACGAGCCCGAGTTGGCCGGTGCTCCCTGA
- a CDS encoding aminotransferase class V-fold PLP-dependent enzyme: MELEQAQKLWQPQPGWLNTASYGLPPDPAWEALQDALAAWRAGRGSWEGWSETTDRSRAAFAKLVGVPVADVSVGAVVSQMLAPVAAALPAGARVVVPEVEFTSNLFPWLVQEERGVQVRTVPLDGLVDAIDSDTDLVAFSLVQSADGTVAAYDEIVAAARAHGAFVAVDATQACGWLPFDASRADVVVAGGYKWLMGPRGTGFAYLDPALRERLRPDAAGWYAGSDPHASYYGPPLRLADDARRFDISPSWFNWVGAAPALGLLLEIGVSTVHAHNVALANRFLAGLGRPPGDSAIVTVEVPDAQHKLERAGVRAAVRAGRVRASFHLYTTPEDVDLALHALM; this comes from the coding sequence GTGGAACTGGAACAGGCGCAGAAACTGTGGCAACCACAGCCCGGTTGGCTGAACACCGCCAGCTACGGGCTGCCGCCGGACCCGGCCTGGGAGGCGTTGCAGGACGCGCTCGCGGCGTGGCGGGCCGGACGCGGCTCCTGGGAGGGTTGGAGCGAGACGACCGACCGGTCCCGGGCCGCGTTCGCCAAGCTGGTCGGCGTACCGGTGGCCGACGTGTCGGTCGGTGCGGTCGTCTCCCAGATGCTGGCCCCGGTCGCCGCCGCACTGCCCGCCGGGGCGCGGGTGGTCGTCCCCGAGGTCGAGTTCACCTCCAACCTCTTCCCCTGGCTGGTGCAGGAGGAGCGGGGCGTGCAGGTACGCACCGTGCCGCTGGACGGGCTGGTCGACGCGATCGACTCCGACACCGACCTGGTGGCGTTCAGCCTGGTGCAGTCCGCCGACGGGACGGTGGCCGCGTACGACGAGATCGTCGCGGCGGCCCGGGCCCACGGCGCGTTCGTCGCGGTGGACGCCACCCAGGCGTGCGGCTGGCTGCCGTTCGACGCGAGCCGGGCCGACGTGGTCGTGGCCGGCGGATACAAGTGGCTGATGGGTCCCCGGGGCACCGGGTTCGCGTACCTCGATCCGGCCCTACGGGAGCGGCTGCGGCCCGACGCCGCCGGTTGGTACGCGGGCAGTGACCCGCACGCCTCGTACTACGGGCCGCCGCTGCGGCTCGCCGACGACGCCCGCCGGTTCGACATCTCGCCGTCCTGGTTCAACTGGGTCGGTGCGGCTCCGGCGCTGGGACTGCTGCTGGAGATCGGGGTGTCGACCGTGCACGCGCACAACGTGGCGCTGGCCAACCGGTTCCTCGCCGGCCTGGGCCGACCGCCCGGCGACAGCGCGATCGTCACCGTCGAGGTGCCCGACGCGCAGCACAAGCTGGAACGGGCCGGGGTGCGGGCAGCCGTCCGGGCCGGTCGGGTCCGCGCCTCGTTCCACCTCTACACCACCCCCGAGGACGTCGACCTCGCCCTCCACGCCCTGATGTAA
- the dnaE gene encoding DNA polymerase III subunit alpha: MGDSFAHLHVHTEYSMLDGAARLKDLFAEVKRQGMPAVAMTDHGNMHGANDFYKQAMAAGVTPILGIEAYVAPESRYHKKRVRWGRPEQKSDDVSGSGGYTHKTIWARNKTGLHNLFTLTSKAYTEGYFVKWPRMDAELLAEYADGLMATTGCPSGEVQTRLRLGHDAQALEAAAKYQDIFGKENYFLELMDHGLDIEKKVRDGLVEIGRKLNIPPVVTNDSHYTHEAQSEAHDVLLCVQTGSNVADPNRFKFGGSGYYIKSADEMRGVDGSDVWLEGCRNTLLVAERVDPAGMFEFRNLMPRFPVPEGETEESWFRKETFAGLARRYPQGIPEGHVVQAEYELGVIIQMGFPSYFLVVADFIQWAKNQGIAVGPGRGSAAGSLVAYAMGITDLDPIPHGLIFERFLNPERVSMPDVDIDFDERRRGEVIKYVTDKWGEDKVAQIATFGTIKAKAAIKDSARVLGYPYAVGDRITKAMPPAVMGKDIPLEGIFDPKHPRYAEAGEIRGMYESEADVKKVIDTARGIEGLIRQTGVHAAGVIMSAEPIVDHIPLMRRDSDGVIITQFDYPTCESLGLLKMDFLGLRNLTIIDDAVKNIELNHGKELDLLALPLDDKAAYELLARGDTLGVFQLDGGPMRSLLRMMKPDNFEDISAVLALYRPGPMGVDSHTNYALRKNGLQEITPIHPELEEPLREILAPTYGLIVYQEQVQRAAQILAGYTLGQADLLRRAMGKKKKEILDKEFGPFRDGCREHGYSDEATQKVWDVLVPFAGYAFNKAHSAAYGLVSYWTAYLKAHYPAEYMAALLTSVGDDKDKMAMYLSECRRMGIQVLPPDVNTSAGPFTPVGKEIRFGLGAIRNVGANVVASIMRCRDEKSEYADFYDFLSKVDAVVCNKKTIESLIKAGAFDSLKHSRKALLTVHADAIDAYADVKRKEAVGQYDLFGSGFGDTETATTTTVMPVISDGEWDKRDKLAFEREMLGLYVSDHPLFGLEHVLNAAADCTIATLSEEGTVPDGAVVTLAGILSGVQRRVTKQGRAWASATLEDLAGGVEALFFPNTYEVIGQYIAEDAIVVVKGRIDRRDDTPRIMAMDMQLPDVSSNPASKPVTLTIPVNRLTPPLADRLKETLLLHPGDTEVHVKLHRSGRVETWRLGLFRVAPTTALMGDLKSVLGPANVS; encoded by the coding sequence GTGGGCGATTCGTTCGCGCATCTGCACGTGCACACGGAGTATTCGATGCTCGACGGTGCGGCCCGCCTCAAGGACCTGTTCGCCGAGGTCAAGCGGCAGGGGATGCCGGCCGTGGCGATGACCGACCACGGCAACATGCACGGCGCGAACGACTTCTACAAGCAGGCCATGGCCGCCGGAGTCACCCCGATCCTGGGCATCGAGGCGTACGTGGCGCCGGAGTCGCGCTATCACAAGAAGCGGGTGCGCTGGGGCCGACCGGAGCAGAAGAGCGACGACGTCTCCGGCAGCGGCGGTTACACGCACAAGACGATCTGGGCGCGCAACAAGACCGGCCTGCACAACCTCTTCACGCTGACCAGCAAGGCGTACACCGAGGGCTACTTCGTCAAGTGGCCCCGGATGGACGCCGAGTTGCTGGCCGAGTACGCCGACGGCCTGATGGCCACCACCGGCTGCCCCTCCGGCGAGGTGCAGACCCGGTTGCGGCTGGGCCACGACGCGCAGGCCCTCGAAGCCGCCGCGAAGTACCAGGACATCTTCGGCAAGGAGAACTACTTCCTGGAGCTGATGGACCACGGCCTGGACATCGAGAAGAAGGTCCGGGACGGGCTGGTGGAGATCGGCCGCAAGCTGAACATCCCGCCGGTGGTCACCAACGACTCGCACTACACCCACGAGGCGCAGTCCGAGGCGCACGACGTGCTGCTCTGCGTGCAGACCGGCAGCAACGTCGCCGACCCGAACCGGTTCAAGTTCGGCGGCAGCGGCTACTACATCAAGTCCGCCGACGAGATGCGCGGCGTGGACGGCTCCGACGTCTGGCTGGAGGGCTGCCGCAACACGCTGCTGGTGGCCGAGCGGGTCGACCCGGCCGGGATGTTCGAGTTCCGCAACCTGATGCCGCGCTTCCCGGTGCCCGAGGGCGAGACCGAGGAGTCGTGGTTCCGCAAGGAGACCTTCGCCGGCCTGGCCCGTCGCTACCCGCAGGGCATCCCCGAGGGCCACGTCGTGCAGGCCGAGTACGAGCTGGGCGTCATCATCCAGATGGGCTTCCCGTCGTACTTCCTCGTGGTCGCCGACTTCATCCAGTGGGCCAAGAACCAGGGCATCGCGGTCGGTCCCGGCCGAGGCTCGGCGGCCGGTTCGCTGGTCGCGTACGCGATGGGCATCACCGACCTGGACCCGATCCCGCACGGGCTGATCTTCGAGCGGTTCCTGAACCCCGAGCGCGTCTCCATGCCCGATGTCGACATCGACTTCGATGAGCGTCGGCGCGGTGAGGTGATCAAGTACGTCACCGACAAGTGGGGTGAGGACAAGGTCGCGCAGATCGCCACCTTCGGCACGATCAAGGCGAAGGCCGCGATCAAGGACTCGGCGCGGGTGCTCGGCTACCCGTACGCGGTCGGTGACCGGATCACCAAGGCCATGCCGCCGGCCGTGATGGGCAAGGACATCCCGCTCGAGGGCATCTTCGATCCGAAGCACCCCCGGTACGCCGAGGCCGGCGAGATCCGGGGCATGTACGAGTCCGAGGCCGACGTCAAGAAGGTCATCGACACCGCCCGGGGCATCGAGGGGCTGATCCGGCAGACCGGTGTGCACGCGGCCGGCGTGATCATGTCCGCCGAGCCGATCGTCGACCACATCCCGCTGATGCGCCGGGACTCCGACGGGGTGATCATCACCCAGTTCGACTACCCGACGTGCGAGTCGCTCGGGCTGTTGAAGATGGACTTCCTCGGCCTGCGGAACCTCACCATCATCGACGACGCGGTGAAGAACATCGAGCTCAACCACGGCAAGGAGCTGGACCTGCTGGCCCTGCCGCTGGACGACAAGGCCGCGTACGAGCTGCTGGCCCGGGGCGACACCCTGGGCGTGTTCCAGCTCGACGGCGGGCCGATGCGGTCGCTGCTGCGGATGATGAAGCCGGACAACTTCGAGGACATCTCCGCCGTCCTGGCGCTGTACCGTCCCGGTCCGATGGGCGTGGACTCGCACACCAACTACGCGCTGCGCAAGAACGGCCTCCAGGAGATCACCCCGATCCACCCGGAGCTGGAGGAGCCGCTGCGGGAGATCCTCGCCCCCACCTACGGCCTGATCGTCTATCAGGAGCAGGTGCAGCGCGCCGCGCAGATCCTCGCCGGCTACACGCTCGGTCAGGCCGACCTGCTGCGCCGGGCGATGGGCAAGAAGAAGAAGGAGATCCTCGACAAGGAGTTCGGCCCGTTCCGCGACGGCTGCCGTGAACACGGCTACTCCGACGAGGCCACCCAGAAGGTCTGGGACGTGCTGGTCCCGTTCGCCGGGTACGCCTTCAACAAGGCACACTCCGCCGCGTACGGGCTGGTGTCGTACTGGACGGCGTACCTGAAGGCGCACTACCCGGCCGAGTACATGGCGGCGCTGCTGACCTCCGTCGGCGACGACAAGGACAAGATGGCCATGTACCTGTCGGAGTGCCGCCGGATGGGCATCCAGGTGCTGCCGCCGGACGTGAACACCTCCGCCGGGCCGTTCACCCCGGTCGGCAAGGAGATCCGCTTCGGCCTCGGCGCGATCCGCAACGTCGGCGCCAACGTGGTGGCGTCGATCATGCGGTGCCGCGACGAGAAGAGCGAGTACGCCGACTTCTACGACTTCCTGTCCAAGGTGGACGCGGTGGTCTGCAACAAGAAGACCATCGAATCGCTGATCAAGGCCGGGGCGTTCGACTCGCTCAAGCATTCGCGCAAGGCGCTGCTCACCGTGCACGCCGACGCCATCGACGCGTACGCCGACGTCAAACGCAAGGAGGCCGTCGGCCAGTACGACCTCTTCGGTTCGGGCTTCGGCGACACCGAGACGGCGACCACCACCACGGTCATGCCCGTCATCAGCGACGGCGAGTGGGACAAGCGCGACAAGCTCGCGTTCGAACGCGAGATGCTCGGCCTGTACGTCTCCGACCACCCGCTGTTCGGTCTGGAGCACGTGCTGAACGCGGCGGCCGACTGCACCATCGCCACCCTGTCCGAGGAGGGCACCGTGCCCGACGGCGCGGTGGTCACCCTCGCCGGCATCCTCTCCGGTGTGCAACGTCGGGTCACCAAGCAGGGGCGGGCGTGGGCCTCGGCGACCCTGGAGGACCTCGCCGGCGGGGTGGAGGCGCTGTTCTTCCCGAACACCTACGAGGTGATCGGGCAGTACATCGCCGAGGACGCCATCGTGGTGGTCAAGGGCCGGATCGACCGGCGCGACGACACCCCCCGCATCATGGCGATGGACATGCAGTTGCCGGACGTCAGCAGCAACCCGGCGAGCAAACCGGTCACCCTGACGATCCCGGTCAACCGGCTCACGCCACCGCTCGCCGACCGGCTCAAGGAGACCCTGCTGCTGCATCCCGGCGACACCGAGGTGCACGTGAAGCTGCACCGCAGCGGCCGCGTCGAGACCTGGCGACTGGGCCTGTTCCGCGTCGCCCCGACCACCGCCCTGATGGGTGACCTCAAGAGCGTCCTCGGCCCCGCCAACGTGAGCTGA
- a CDS encoding PadR family transcriptional regulator, whose product MVSDDVLRTHLQELRRGTVVVASLVALRRPDYGYALLQRLTGHGFPVDANTLYPLLRRLEEQGLLSSEWNTEESRPRKFYRTSESGEQVLRRLLDDLSAVQTSLTDLIEGAPR is encoded by the coding sequence ATGGTCAGCGACGACGTCCTGCGGACACACCTCCAGGAACTACGCCGGGGAACGGTGGTGGTGGCCAGCCTGGTCGCGCTGCGCCGACCCGACTACGGCTACGCGCTCCTGCAACGGCTCACCGGGCACGGCTTCCCGGTGGACGCCAACACGCTCTATCCCCTGCTGCGACGGCTCGAGGAGCAGGGGCTCCTGAGCAGCGAGTGGAACACCGAGGAGAGCCGGCCGCGCAAGTTCTATCGCACCAGCGAGTCCGGCGAGCAGGTGCTGCGCCGACTGCTCGACGACCTCTCCGCCGTGCAGACCTCCCTGACCGACCTGATCGAAGGAGCCCCCCGATGA
- a CDS encoding permease prefix domain 1-containing protein — MTTSLTDRYLAATLRSVPTRRRAEIAEELHASIADMIDGRTAAGLDATTAEREVLTELGNPAQLAARYSDRRLQLIGPEYYPAWQRLMIVLLSTVPAVVGVLMGVLEATTAENPVGEGIGAAFNVAVHIGFWVTLVFAAMERFGTPLHLPEWTVDQLPEEPVERDVSLTDVVASIVFLVLFIAFLPWQQFQRVIGDDGDRLPILDPALWSFWLPVFLVVLVASIGLEFAKYRARRWTWPLVGVNVLLNLGFAVPAIWLLQDERLLNPEFVDRFAWLRDGGLDTVSQISIVVIAAIAVWDVADSAVKAYRARR; from the coding sequence ATGACGACCAGCCTGACCGACCGGTATCTCGCCGCGACGCTGCGTTCCGTGCCGACAAGACGGCGGGCGGAGATCGCCGAGGAGCTGCACGCGTCGATCGCCGACATGATCGACGGCCGGACCGCCGCCGGGCTCGACGCCACCACCGCCGAGCGCGAGGTGCTCACCGAACTGGGCAACCCCGCGCAGTTGGCGGCCCGCTACAGCGACCGGAGACTCCAGCTCATCGGCCCGGAGTACTACCCGGCCTGGCAACGCCTGATGATCGTGCTGCTGAGCACCGTGCCCGCCGTCGTCGGCGTGCTGATGGGCGTGTTGGAGGCCACCACCGCCGAGAACCCGGTCGGCGAGGGCATCGGGGCGGCGTTCAACGTCGCGGTGCACATCGGCTTCTGGGTGACGCTGGTCTTCGCGGCGATGGAACGGTTCGGCACCCCGTTGCACCTGCCGGAGTGGACCGTCGACCAACTGCCCGAGGAGCCCGTCGAGCGGGACGTCAGCCTCACCGACGTGGTGGCCTCGATCGTGTTCCTGGTCCTCTTCATCGCCTTCCTGCCGTGGCAGCAGTTCCAGCGGGTGATCGGTGACGACGGCGACCGGCTGCCGATCCTCGACCCGGCGCTCTGGTCGTTCTGGCTGCCGGTGTTCCTCGTGGTCCTGGTCGCCAGCATCGGTCTGGAGTTCGCCAAGTACCGGGCCCGCCGGTGGACCTGGCCGCTGGTCGGCGTCAACGTCCTGCTCAACCTGGGCTTCGCGGTGCCGGCGATCTGGCTGCTCCAGGACGAGCGGCTGCTCAACCCGGAGTTCGTCGACCGCTTCGCCTGGCTGCGCGACGGCGGCCTGGACACGGTCAGCCAAATCAGCATCGTGGTGATCGCCGCGATCGCCGTCTGGGACGTCGCCGACAGCGCGGTCAAGGCGTACCGGGCCAGGCGTTGA